The genomic window GGGTGTGGCCAGGACCACACAGGGGAAGACGGGCCTTTCTATGGAGGCTCTGGCCTCCTCCGCCCACCAGAAAAGGTATTTTTGTCTGAAGCAGTTAGGAATTGCTCCGGGGGAGTGGCTGGAAATTACTGAACTATGTATTTTGCAAGTAAGGTGTTCAGCAGTTGGGAAGAGGGGGTGGTGTCCAGAGAGTGGGGCAGGCAGGGAAGCCAGGAAACCTGTGGAAATGGGCAGAGGTGAGGCTCCAACCGGGGGCAGGCATGACTTCCCAGCCTGGGCAGGACGGCCGCCACCACCAGGAGGAGCGCCCCAAAGCCTGctgtgggcaggggatgggcggACACCCTGGGTTTCTGGTGTGGTCCCTTCCCTGGATGGCTGTGGGTTGTAGGGACAGCTGGGGGGGATCTGGTGTCACCCCACCTGGACCCCTCCCCAAGGCCACGGAACTCATGCCCTCTGATGGAACCTGCTCTGACCACTGTCCTTTCAGGAAACAAGTGACAAGCACAGACAAATCCTTAAAGTTCCTGTTGGGTCTGTGCTGGGCAGAACTGTGGGCCCAACAGACCAACAGGCTGCCCTGGGGGGTGCGCCCTCTGGCGGGGGGCAGGCCAGGGGGCGCTGACCTTGACCTTTCCGAGTTCCTCTAAGACTCGTCAGGAGGTGTTCTCAGGCTGTCCATGCTTGGCCTTTCCCTGCCAAGCCCATGCGGCAAAGACTGAATTTTCCCCCAAACAACGTGAGGTCTTGGCTTATCGTAGTTTTGTTATTCAGAGTAATTTCCTAATTTCCATGGTGGTTTCTGTGAACGGTGGGTGGTTTTGCACTGCGccacttttcttatctttttggttTGTGGTTTAACTTGACTTATCTACGGTCAGAAAACATGTCAACTCTGACTGATTTCAAATCTGATTGCTCTGTGGCCATCGTGCAGTCAGTTTTGGTAAGGGCTCTGTCTGTTGGGTTAAAGAGAAGGAAGTTGTTGGATGCAGACGTGATCTTTATCACTTGGGTGGAGTTAATGCATCGTGTTTCTAGTCTCCTGTATCCTTACCgattctttcttccttgctctGTCGGTTCCCAAGAGGATTGCTAAAATCTGCCACGGTGCGCCGTGTCCTTCTCATCTAGCTGGCTCATTTTTGCTTTATGAATTCCGAGGCTCTGTTAGCGGGTGCGTACACATTCAGAGCCGTGTGTTTTCCACTAAACTGATCCTTCGTCTTTATGAAATGGCCTTCTTTGTCTGGCAGTACCTCTTGCCCTATGATTCTTCATCTCCTAGTCGTAGCTGCACCGGCTTTCTCACCGTGGTGTTTGAGTGGTGGATCTCCACCACTGGTTTTACTTTCAGGCTTTCCATGGCATTCCAGTGAAGCATAGCTTGAAAACAACCACAGATAATGCGCCAGAACATGGCATGGCCAGGCCTAGACTGCATTGAGCTGTGTTTGGCCCCAGTCCAGAGGGATTTCTTCTGCTCTTGGGGGCAGTGAGGGGAAGGATTGGGCTTGCTGAGGCCAGACTCCGGTCTCTGTGAGGACTGGCTTGGTTCCCCTGTCCTCACTCCTTCGAGCCCCAAGAcaagcccctccccttcctccttggcAGGTGCCAAAGACCCGGGAGGCCATTGGGTGCCCTCTTCAGCTCTCAGCCTCTTGGCCATAGTTACCAAGACCCGATGGGGAGCTGGTGACGACATCAGGCTCGCCTCTCAAAGCTTTTCTTCCCGGAGATCTCCCATCGCATGTCCTTAACGCTTTTCTTGCTCATAATACGAATAATGAATAAGTATCACGGTATATCAGGAGACGGAGAGCACTTGAGGAAAgacgcctcccctccccctgcacagaGATGCAGAGTGCGTGGCAAGGGCAAGCGCGCTGTGCAGGAGGTGGCTTCAGACTGACTTCTTTGGGATGTGACATTTGAAGAAACTTGGAAGGAGACAGGGGAGTTGGTCACGCGGATGTAAAGCTACAGAGGGGCACGCCAGGCCGGGAGGGCCACGCAAGGGGAGCCGAGGGGGAGCCGTGTGCCCGAAGCTGAGCCTGGAGGGGAGCAGGACATGTGGGCGTCCCGAGGACGGGACTTGACAGAGGAGCCTCTAGAGGGTTCTGAGTGGAGGGatgcagctttctttttttttttttttttttaagtaagctctgtgcccaccatggggcttgaactcacagccctgagatcaagagtcgcctGCTCTGTCCACTGAGCCAGCCGGCGCCCCAGATCTGACTTCTGTTTTTAAAGGGCCTCCAGCTGCTGTGCTGAGACCCTACAGTCCGAGGGTGGAGGCCAGGAGGGCGGTGTGGGGACCACCGTGGTCCCCCGGGCAAGAGAGGGTGGGGGCCAGGAGGGCGGCAGGGAGTGGGGCTCTGGGTGGCTTCGAGGGTGAAGCTGCCGGGATTCCCgcgaaggagaggaggagaggcggTGTGAGTCGGGCCCTTTCCTGCCACGGCCCGGCGGGGGTGCTCAGCCCCGCGAGGGTGCTCGTGAGGGACGGTGCCATCGCTTCTCGGCTGGTCCAGCCCCCTCGACCCCTCCTTCCTGGAGGCTGCAGAGTCCCGGGGAGCGGCTGAAAGAGGAAGCCCACTCCCGCCGCGAGTGACACGGGCCCCTGCCCTTGCCCCTGCGGACATGGGGGACCAGAAAGGGGACCCAGGGTTGTCCCCGGACCGGTGCCCAGGGTGGAGGAGGAGTGGGGCCAGCATGGCGCGGGGGGCCGCAGAGCTCCTGGCCGGATGGGCCCCAGGAATGGCGCAGCGCTTCCGGGAAGGCACAGTGGCGGGAACCCACAGAGGGCGGAGCCCAGCCTCACGCTGCAAGTTCGAGACGCCTTCTTCACGCGCAGCGGGGTGTCCGGAAGCCACGGTGGCGCAGGGGTCAGGAGCACGGGAGAGAGGTGGGACCGGGGCCGCGGCCCACACCTGACACCTAAACCACGGGACTGGAGCCCACCGGGTGGGCAACTGCTGGGGCGCGGAGGCTTCTGCTGGGGGTGGGCGAAGGCGGCCGGGGGTGGAGGACTGACCCGGAGCACAGGCCAGGGCACAGACCCAGGGCACAGACCAGCGAACAGACCCAGGGCACAGGCCAGGGCACAGACCAGGGCACAGACCAGCGCACAGACCAGGCCTCTTCAGCTGCAGCCTGGGCTCGCAGGTGCCCCCACTCTGTGTTCACACGGCTGATGTATGAACCCTGCAGCCTAGCAGAGCTCGCCTGGGGAAGGGGATCCTGCCCCGGTCTAGACACAGAGAGCACTGTGCTGGGAGGGGCGAGAGCTGGCGGTAGGACCCCACCGCTGCAGGTGCCCCCCGTGATGTGGGGACAAGGGGGAGACAGAGGGGCGGGGGCTGGGTGCATCTGCCCGCCTGGCCTCCCCTTCCCCGCCCCACACATTCCCGaccccggccccacccccacccccgctcataCACTGCCCCCAAGAAACACTCGGGCTGCGATGTTCATTTAATGatgcttttcttccattttcctggCACGTGCTGTGTCCACCCCTGTGGCCTCCTCGGGCGGCCATGCCGATGTCCCGCGGCGCCCCGGGGCCCCTCCCCCGGCCAGGGACTGGCTGTACACTACTTCTTCTTTGGGACTTTCTCCTTTTTGATCAATTCAGAAAATTCTAGAATAGGAGACAGATTTCTAGTAAATAGTCCCCTTGCCGTGTGCCCCTTGAGCCCTGCAGACCCAATGGGGAGGCAGGCCCCACCCTATGAGGGGGCCTCCTGGCATAGAGGACCCTGGGGAGCAGGAGCGACCAGAGCCCTGTGCCCCCCCCCAACGGCCCTCTTGGAGGAGATGAGGCAACCCCTTTTGGGGGCTTATGACAGACTGGGTCTCTGCAGTGACTCTCAGGAATTCTTTTCAGAGCTCTTGAGATCATCCTGCCTTTCTCAGTGGGggaaactgagccacagagaggcTGGGGGGCTGAGTCCTGGGTCATCCCCCGAGCCAGGGCCAGCAACTGGGGAGGGGGCGCTGTGAGATGACCAGACCCCACCGTCTGGAGCCATGGGGGGCCTCCGTCCCTGGTTCCGATCTTCAAACCTCCCTCCCTACCTGAGGCCACTCCCATCTGGGGTGTCTCGGACCCCTGCCCCTGTCCAGCCAAGCCTGCCCGTGGCCATCTCAGCCTACCTctcccccactgagcagcccGCAGTggcttcctccccccactcagCAGCCCCAACACCTTCCTGTCTGAGGTGGAGGACGGTGCCCAGCAAAGACGGCTGTGAACTCCGTGCCCGGGGAGGGGGAGCCTACACAGTGTTGTGCCCAGATGGACACTGAACGGTTTTGTGGGGTCCCGGAGGGGCGGGCCTGGAAGGTCCTGCGAGGTCCCTCCAGCCCCGTCGGCCGCGCTGACCCACCTTCGAAGTCAATCCTCCCGTCCCCGTCCGTGTCGGCCGCCTGGATCATGGCCTCCGCCTCCTCATCGGTCAGCGGGGCGGTGGGCCCGCTGCTGGGAATGGTGGAGAGGATGTACCTGCGGCGGGGGTGGGCTCAGGTTAGAGCCGAGGGGGTGTCTGCCTGGTGCCCAGTGGTTTGCAAGATGCTCACTCCCCATTTTAcaagtagggaaactgaggcccagctgGAGAGGGGTCTCTGGGCCTGGCGCCGGTGCTATGGACCTACACTGTTTTGGCCACCCCCACGTACCCCAAGGCCAGCTGGGGTCTCCTGAGGGGGGTGCCAGGTCTCCGCAGGGGTGGGCGTGGTGTGGCGGACTGGGCCCGGCCCGGGTCAGAACCCCGACCCCCGCCTCCGGCCCGGGTCAGAACCCCGACCCCCGCCGCCGGCCGTTACTTGATTTCATTCCACTCGATGAAGCCGCTCTTGTCCTTGTCCAGGGTCTGGAAGGCCTGGCGGATGGCGCTGTCCAGCTGCCCCGAGGCCTGGAACTTCTGCATGTACTCCAGGAACTTGAGGTAGTTGAAGGAGCCTAGGACAGCCAGGCCCAGGTCACAGGAGGCTTGTggcctgctcttccccctcccccaccttgtgtGTCCCCGGGCCGCTCAGCCCAGGGAAGGGGAGCCCGCAGAGGGACTCTGGGGCCCACGGGCCTGGGGCGGGGAGGCCACGCTGGCGAGGAGGTATGCATACCGTGATGCCGCACGTCCGTGGGCAGCAGCTCTATGTCCTTGTCCGACAGGGACGTGCCCATAGCCAAGGCCACCTTCTTCATCTGAGAGGAGAAGTCATCCATCCTGGCCCTGTGGTGGACAGCGAGCGGCTTGGAGCATGTGCACGGGTGGGGTGCAGGCGCTCTGCTCAGACCGAAgcagacagagccccacatggtgccAGCCCCTGCGTCCTGAGCAGGGTCCCCCATCCCGGGCTGCAGAAGCCCTTGGGGCATGCAGAGCCCTTGGGGCCGTGCAGAGACTCTGGTGTCCAGGGCCCTGGAGGGAGATGTGCCCGAGAACCCCCTCTTGGCTGGCTGTATGCTCGGAAGGTCACTTCAGTCTCACAGAAAAGGCTGAGGCCCCCAGAGAGCAGGGGACGAGCACGGGGTCCTTTGCTCTGCTGGGAAGCCGTGGTGGCCGCCGTCCAACCCGTCAACGCTGCCGGGcacttccctctgtccctgcaggCCGATCTCAGCCACGTCCTCTGGGAGCCCCACCTCCTTCCACCATGACTCAGGGCCCGCAGCCAGGGCCTTGTTCTCCCAGAATCCGGACCGGACGGACTTGGACCTCCCAGCTGGCCACTGGCCACCCGTGGCGCATTGGCTCGGGATTGAGCGATGCCCGGATGCTCTGAGCCAGGAGGGTCACTGCTCCTTCCCTGGCATCTGCCCACAGGCCCCGTGGACGTCTGCGTGTCACTGCCGGTTCAAGGAGAGTCGGTGGCAAGCAGGAGCCACCGGGGCAGGCCAGGACTCCAACCAGGCAGGTGGGGGCCTGGTCGCAGGCTCAGGGGCCAGCAGGTGGGGACCAGGCTGTCCTGGGGCCCTCAAGGCGGTGCCTTGTGACCTGCTGGGCTCTCGGGTTGCTGTCCCCGGGGTGGGGTTGTGTTCTGGGGCTTGAGGCAAATCAGCTATTTCAAAAGCTCCTTGGCCCTCTTGAAAGTTCATGGGGTGGCAGAACCTTCTGGAACATACCCCCATGACCAGGAAGAGCAGCCCAGTGGCCCGTGCATCCTGAGTGGGGCTGGACAGTGGCCGGGGGAGTTCACTCTCCTCCGAAAGAGAAGCCACAGGTCCAAGGTGGCAGCTCCAACCTGACAGCCCGGGGGTACAGGGAGCGCTGGGTAGAGGCCCAGGACCACGACCTTCTTCCTGACTCTGGCCATGCCTCACAGCTGTCCTGGGCCTCAGGGTcagcatctgtgaaatggagagacCCCTGCCCATCGTGCCCCTTCTCAGGGCCTTGGGAGGAGCCAAGAGAGAAGGGAGGTCCCGGGGAAAGGGATTTATGGCCTGTAGGGGGCCCGGAGCTGGGTCCCCCACACATCCTGCCTGAAAGCCGGGTCCTGGGGG from Mustela nigripes isolate SB6536 chromosome 16, MUSNIG.SB6536, whole genome shotgun sequence includes these protein-coding regions:
- the PVALEF gene encoding parvalbumin-like EF-hand-containing protein isoform X2, whose product is MPQGLLQPGMGDPAQDAGAGTMWGSVCFGLSRAPAPHPCTCSKPLAVHHRARMDDFSSQMKKVALAMGTSLSDKDIELLPTDVRHHGSFNYLKFLEYMQKFQASGQLDSAIRQAFQTLDKDKSGFIEWNEIKYILSTIPSSGPTAPLTDEEAEAMIQAADTDGDGRIDFEEFSELIKKEKVPKKK
- the PVALEF gene encoding parvalbumin-like EF-hand-containing protein isoform X1; protein product: MPQGLLQPGMGDPAQDAGAGTMWGSVCFGLSRAPAPHPCTCSKPLAVHHRARMDDFSSQMKKVALAMGTSLSDKDIELLPTDVRHHGSFNYLKFLEYMQKFQASGQLDSAIRQAFQTLDKDKSGFIEWNEIKYILSTIPSSGPTAPLTDEEAEAMIQAADTDGDGRIDFEGGSARPTGLEGPRRTFQARPSGTPQNRSVSIWAQHCVGSPSPGTEFTAVFAGHRPPPQTGRCWGC